Proteins co-encoded in one Podospora pseudoanserina strain CBS 124.78 chromosome 7 map unlocalized CBS124.78p_7, whole genome shotgun sequence genomic window:
- a CDS encoding uncharacterized protein (COG:S; EggNog:ENOG503Q3KS) yields MKAIRALLAHNLDNAQSGLVSRSDVDNETYLFRAACSELSTEVRKNRRVADEQLRQQRTHLQHEVDILTQRLNQDLLTLTDSVRGMFNDRKMAVREEQKAVESRIQQINYKISVMLNSDSKSEIEEVRWVLIRRSVLGILFMAVLTLGTLRYATFVNSKRKREMEQRQKEQEEMRRSNGMKDHSPAPEAAQILAAS; encoded by the exons ATGAAAGCCATCcgcgccctcctcgcccacaaCCTCGACAACGCCCAATCTGGCTTAGTGTCTCGCTCTGACGTCGACAACGAAACCTACCTCTTCCGCGCCGCCTGCTCCGAGCTCTCGACCGAAGTCCGCAAAAACCGCCGGGTAGCCGACGAGCAGCTCCGGCAGCAGAGAACACACCTCCAGCACGAAGTCGATATCCTCACCCAGCGGCTCAATCAAGACCTGTTGACACTTACAGACAGCGTAAGGGGCATGTTCAACGACCGTAAGATGGCTGTTAGAGAGGAGCAAAAGGCTGTTGAATCTAGG ATTCAACAAATTAATTACAAAATATCGGTCATGTTGAACTCGGATTCGAAATCCGAGATTgaagaggtgaggtgggtCTTGATTAGGAGGTCCGTCCTCGGGATTTTGTTCATGGCCGTCTTGACGCTCGGCACGTTGAGGTACGCCACATTTGTGAATAGCAAACGGAAAAGGGAGATGGAACAGAGGCAAAAAGAGCAagaggagatgaggaggagtaaCGGGATGAAGGATCACAGTCCTGCGCCCGAGGCGGCGCAGATTTTGGCTGCTAGCTAG
- a CDS encoding uncharacterized protein (COG:A; EggNog:ENOG503NWXG) — protein MLLPKIITESAKCWHEHSLTTEPPPKIITESALTSVKGLSLKSKFFKAFAFTATSGLALWMVAMVFTEEKLDAKSTDPPLLEKYSEFKSYTTSKAFYNKLRIFYRKHPQTDNLPKDPPLPLLVFIHGLGGSVAQFHRILTSLTHLASCLAVDLPGCGRSEYTNTSWVAYTTDALVELLEMIINDYREERQRVVLIAHSMGCGLATLLINPRHEIQSDLCDSVLGLVAMCPALMPTEEQVKKYRRLLWIPGFIFDLWRAWDRRGGINSASVSRIVGPMADAKARKLQLMFNYQSRTPVFRRMAWGMLPEFDEKGNPKGGFPENSVWTGLQVPVLIISGWLDEITPMWVAEMVYDLVKHSHTTPPWRAGRILDWRNSPISTLSLGSAGARSQGSPGSDTSLGGGGAAPAPPTSMVRDSEVASLSSSTPEESCASETPSLDSWIPPLPSHPPKYIKNFDIKVGGHGLLFSEKMVAGLISEFLTDQITKRLDLSWQLQYLNEGGKWDVKNYEKWRGVVPVSDPIAGVFRAMKTLRETDGEHSPQKFGAKYGGKTIRDVIDISHDTPVYEPNNLRVWQVSYHKVATVSKIPPSRADIDRFIEKVDEIRAKQTKFEIGVHCHYGFNRTGFLIVCYLVERLGWKVEDAIEHFAQARPNGIKHAHFRDRLHLMYPKSPKRYVD, from the coding sequence ATGCTATTACCCAAAATCATCACTGAATCTGCCAAATGTTGGCATGAACACTCACTAACCACCGAACCCCCACCCAAAATCATCACGGAATCCGCACTAACATCCGTCAAAGGACTATCCCTCAAATCCAAATTCTTCAAAGCCTTTGCCTTCACAGCCACAAGCGGCCTGGCGCTCTGGATGGTGGCCATGGTTTTCACAGAAGAGAAGCTCGACGCCAAATCAACagatcctcccctcctcgaaaAATACTCTGAATTCAAGTCctacaccacctccaaagccTTCTACAACAAACTCCGTATCTTTTACCGAAAACACCCACAAACAGACAATCTCCCCAAAGACCCaccgctccccctcctcgtcttcatccaCGGCCTCGGGGGGTCAGTAGCCCAGTTCCACCGGATCCTGACCAGCCTCACCCACCTTGCGTCTTGTCTTGCCGTGGATCTGCCAGGATGCGGACGTTCAGAgtacaccaacaccagctgGGTCGCTTACACCACCGATGCGCTTGTGGAACTCTTGGAGATGATCATCAATGACTATCGTGAAGAGAGGCagcgggtggtgttgatagCGCACAGTATGGGATGTGGACTGGCGACACTGCTTATCAACCCTCGGCACGAGATACAGTCGGATCTTTGTGACAGTGTTCTTGGACTTGTGGCTATGTGCCCGGCTCTGATGCCGACGGAGGAGCAGGTGAAAAAGTATCGGCGACTGCTTTGGATCCCGGGCTTCATTTTCGACCTCTGGAGGGCTTGGgataggaggggggggatcaACAGTGCGAGTGTCAGTCGGATTGTTGGCCCCATGGCGGATGCcaaggcgaggaagctgCAGCTCATGTTTAACTACCAGAGCAGAACGCCCGTGTTTAGACGTATGGCTTGGGGGATGTTGCCAGAGTTTGATGAAAAGGGGAATCCGAAGGGGGGGTTCCCGGAGAATAGTGTCTGGACGGGCCTTCAGGTTCCGGTCTTGATAATCAGTGGGTGGTTGGATGAGATTACGCCGATGTGGGTGGCGGAGATGGTTTATGATTTAGTTAAGCACTCGCACACGACGCCGCCGTGGAGGGCGGGCCGGATTTTGGATTGGAGGAATTCACCTATTTCGACTCTGAGCTTGGGGAGCGCGGGCGCGCGGTCTCAGGGATCACCGGGTTCGGATACTAGCTTagggggtggcggtgctgctcctgctcctccgaCTTCTATGGTTAGGGACTCTGAGGTGGCTAGCTTGTCGAGCTCAACCCCTGAGGAGTCTTGTGCTTCGGAGACGCCGAGTTTGGACAGTTGGATTCCGCCTCTGCCGTCGCACCCACCGAAGTATATTAAGAATTTTGATATTAAGGTTGGGGGTCATGGGCTGCTTTTTTCCgagaagatggtggctgGGTTGATATCGGAGTTTTTGACCGACCAAATCACTAAGAGGTTGGACCTGAGTTGGCAGCTGCAGTATTTGAACGAGGGTGGGAAGTGGGATGTGAAGAATTATGAGAAGTGGCGGGGTGTGGTGCCCGTGTCGGACCCGATTGCGGGAGTGTTTAGGGCGATGAAGACGTTGAGGGAGACGGATGGTGAGCACTCTCCTCAGAAGTTTGGGGCAAAGTACGGGGGGAAAACCATTAGGGACGTGATCGACATCTCGCACGACACGCCTGTGTACGAACCGAACAATTTGAGGGTTTGGCAGGTCAGCTATCACAAGGTGGCAACGGTGTCGAAGATTCCGCCGTCGAGGGCGGATATTGATCGGTTTATCGAGAAGGTGGACGAGATCAGAGCGAAGCAAACCAAGTTTGAGATTGGGGTGCATTGTCATTATGGGTTTAACCGGACGGGGTTTTTGATTGTGTGTTatttggtggagaggttggggtggaAGGTTGAGGATGCGATCGAGCACTTTGCCCAGGCGAGGCCCAACGGGATCAAGCATGCGCATTTTCGGGATCGGTTGCATCTCATGTATCCAAAGAGTCCAAAGAGGTATGTTGATTAG
- a CDS encoding uncharacterized protein (EggNog:ENOG503NU4V; COG:S; BUSCO:EOG09260C5W): MASTAAVTDEPTHANGSTPRASSAAAASSNPEFDASKLQGLSSEQQELLVLNFVAALSKHVLALPPDDCTAQQVYLKKEIFKIINLAAPSPSRVIRNTLGKCLAHIFGLGDRKLLFETVNELVGIISGGKSKIESENRTRHAAVVCLGDIYGAAGDSAIGLHQLVCSALLKLLKASSSNAGLRAAIFTALGKVGKMLGGSLDESIARDIWKQCRSYATSDKGSLVIISACRCMRSLVQHTPYFQNSTDFDKLRSCVFKVWDSPSSHVRSAAADCFAEALVCGYSPAAVGEAPLVLLKRSKSKAVKRQSMQPGALQDEDDIIPSRPSSPAPTGKKSQVLALSLIDMFKVLTTEYVRMSTSNKARSAIAICYGNMLQKLGEKTVETNYIKMLENLTTDVLGHSNIFNYRYRLLISRRMIEVILQNIVGKRILGESGQISAAKSIINNILKNYPEVVKERPEPTKQTLIVSLSALSSLINTLGSASNAFAESCRDGLLQVLQHPSYTVQVHASACLKTFGLACPQQLLHCLSVCMNSLGRELGLLGTGRNSPRRCIGFAHGLSAGLSASPQRPLYGSVDVNSRVLTMATNLLKSSGTSELRVASTQIQVAWTLIGGLMSLGPNFVKIHLSQLLLLWKNALPKVLSKDSSIHRNYLNASFLTHVRECALGSILAFLESNSRLLTVDVSKRIATMLQSTTAFLRTLPSKKTAEDISERLFPSLQLQDLEIMVQRRVLQCYTKLVNISPAGGTEALLQSNLLTLAISLFADPDNYTPSSLSASIANSAGNFESIWDIGDNSGFGITGAVRGFDIRPLPGQHENPEERTSSGQQSPEEEIQKLLLSPICGTLEHDASLLYIGSREGPSLPDPAATEVVNMAIQLFAFVFPLTPPKVQESVLEQVTTFVAAGSLQRDPGRKAAITVNVVMSLLEVLRVAVRETKSPGGNVTNPAVEKLMQELLRDFVIDRDQYVRAIAYEAVARLCSTCGNAFTNQEIKFLVDTIVVNREPSARAGCAMALGCIQAKIGSMAAGYHLKTILNILMSLCNDPHPTVHYWALEAMGRVSEASGLGFGSYVSATLGVLGSLYFAETHNAETALPASMNLEVEYGTTAAIARGVDSLINVLGPDLQDSTKSRELILTLVGFFGKEEGDLETQRGSLVCLEHLTLYAPGYVDFKEYVRTLQRYLVRGGGGDEKGLRDVAVDGLHNLMKRNPYDVIEAAERGFEDQLWLVLDEDPGHEGMRNTIRNWMRQTCVPNTTAWLARFQHVLKMTRPKEAVRATAVTKKSNGGLELQDEEVAGFAAGAAKDDASAPSGSDVEPLRWQVTTFAMECLHDIFTIVTKEVASHGESEAYTALQSKVADVVRMAFSASTSGVVEQRILGLKIIGAVLKMFGKTPDPDFDEAMLLEQYQAQISSALTPAFAADSSPELAAEAVDVCAGFISTGIVTDVDRMGRILKTLVSSLENFATEDENAGIGDLKGLSSNARVMVKMSVFGAWAELQVASSEQKYLLDVLKPHIGTLTPLWLESLREFARLRFEPDISMTLGPPSLSGSLDTVYAALNRETQLKFYQDSWLKLVDAIASLIEQDSEFVFDALDGKEVTGPNSTNGGGSMGADINYRDEPLAFFFVLFGVAFEALATKPGQSESLATQEQTLAILKALKKILHPSVSGHAIYRDAIFSETMDLLDRLVLTEELDVQGVIVEIARALCVAHPAARKKDEADSGELSEDIEQLFELTRIIVLVLSGLLPGLSETPQPMRHQMTEEAVLLIKTALNALVDAAEVFPAVIKTDLHACIIHIFATTLANPACQEVIVPQSLPTLKRFISSMSQSRRVNDDEEHSATDIQLLGCLRRFLSIYLKGQQRETPASLACVKNCLLAMTILFTAGENHLPGSEPLVARFLEEVVDCLTDRMDGKMAANCLRSLLLHAGNKKTVADLTITRFLFPRLIAFVTDTNREDPENARMLVAQALCQYVGTLSKDHSPIAMALVIPMLLSRAASEDDVQDGGVIAKETSARLLELASADQSAFRAVVGGMGEEQRGFMEGVIRSGRALGQGRDKGEQGEEEERPTIALKMNFGG; this comes from the exons ATGGCCTCGACAGCGGCCGTCACGGACGAGCCAACCCACGCGAATGGCAGCACCCCCCGCGCTTCCTCAGCAGCTGCCGCGAGCTCCAACCCTGAATTCGACGCTTCCAAGCTCCAGGGCTTATCGTCTGAGCAGCAGGAACTTTTGGTTCTGAACTTTGTCGCCGCCCTCAGCAAACATGTGCTTGCGCTGCCACCAGACGACTGTACCGCCCAGCAGGTCTACCTGAAAAAGGAGATTTTCAAAATCATAAACCTCGCCGCCCCGTCACCGAGCCGCGTCATACGTAACACGTTGGGCAAATGTCTGGCGCACATATTTGGCTTGGGGGATAGGAAGCTGCTGTTTGAGACGGTCAACGAGCTGGTGGGGATTATCTCGGGAGGCAAGTCCAAAATTGAAAGCGAGAACAGGACGAGACACGCTGCGGTGGTGTGTCTGGGGGATATCTATGGTGCGGCCGGAGACAGCGCGATTGGGTTGCATCAGTTGGTGTGCTCGGCTTTGCTGAAGCTGTTGAAGGCTTCTTCGAGCAATGCTGGACTGCGTGCGGCGATATTTACGGCGCTTGGCAAGGTGGGCAAGATGCTGGGAGGGAGTCTGGACGAGAGCATTGCTAGGGATATCTGGAAGCAGTGCAGGAGTTATGCAACGAGTGACAAAGGGTCGCTGGTGATCATCTCAGCCTGCCGATGCATGCGCTCGTTGGTGCAGCACACGCCCTACTTTCAGAACTCGACCGATTTCGACAAGCTCCGGTCCTGTGTTTTCAAGGTCTGGGACTCGCCGTCGTCTCATGTGCGatctgccgccgccgattGCTTCGCTGAGGCCCTTGTCTGTGGCTACTCGCCCGCGGCCGTTGGGGAGGCGCCCCTCGTGCTGCTGAAAAGATCCAAATCAAAGGCTGTCAAGAGGCAGTCTATGCAGCCTGGAGCTTTgcaagacgaggatgacatCATTCCTTCCAGACCCTCGAGTCCGGCACCAACAGGCAAAAAGTCCCAGGTGCTGGCGTTGTCACTGATTGACATGTTCAAGGTGTTGACTACCGAATATGTTCGCATGTCAACGAGCAACAAAGCCAGGTCGGCGATTGCGATATGTTATGGCAACATGCTTCAGAAGCTGGGTGAGAAGACTGTGGAAACCAACTATATCAAAATGTTGGAGAACTTGACCACCGACGTGTTGGGCCACAGTAATATCTTCAACTATCGATATCGATTGCTTATTTCACGGCGCATGATTGAGGTTATTCTTCAGAATATAGTCGGAAAGAGGATTCTGGGCGAGTCTGGGCAAATCAGTGCTGCCAagtccatcatcaacaacatcctcaagAACTACCCGGAAGTGGTCAAGGAAAGACCAGAGCCGACAAAGCAGACGCTGATTGTTTCGCTGAGCGCCCTGTCATCCCTGATCAACACCTTGGGTTCGGCTTCGAATGCTTTTGCCGAGTCCTGCCGTGATGGTTTGCTCCAAGTCTTGCAACACCCAAGCTATACCGTGCAGGTTCATGCCTCGGCATGCTTGAAGACGTTCGGGCTGGCATGCCCGCAGCAACTATTACACTGTCTCTCGGTGTGCATGAACAGTCTCGGTAGGGAGTTGGGACTGCTCGGCACTGGAAGAAACTCACCTCGTCGCTGCATCGGTTTTGCCCATGGCCTCTCGGCTGGTCTCAGCGCCAGCCCACAGCGCCCCCTGTACGGGTCGGTCGATGTCAACAGTCGGGTGCTTACCATGGCCACAAACCTCCTCAAGTCGAGTGGCACTTCTGAGTTGAGGGTAGCCAGCACTCAAATTCAGGTCGCCTGGACTCTCATTGGAGGTCTGATGTCTCTCGGACCCAACTTTGTCAAGATTCATCTCTCCCAGTTGCTTCTACTATGGAAGAATGCTTTGCCCAAGGTTCTCTCCAAAGACAGCTCGATTCATAGGAACTACCTCAACGCTTCGTTTCTCACCCACGTCCGAGAATGCGCCCTCGGATCTATTCTCGCTTTCCTCGAGTCCAACAGCCGTCTTTTGACTGTTGATGTCTCGAAGCGGATTGCCACTATGCTTCAGAGCACTACTGCTTTTTTGAGAACACTCCCATCGAAGAAGACAGCCGAGGACATCAGCGAACGActcttcccttcccttcagCTTCAAGATTTGGAAATTATGGTGCAGAGGAGAGTTCTGCAGTGCTACACCAAACTAGTCAACATCAGCCCAGCAGGCGGCACCGAGGCTTTACTTCaatccaacctcctcaccttggCCATTTCGCTGTTTGCAGACCCGGACAACTacaccccttcctccctcagCGCCTCTATCGCCAACTCTGCCGGCAACTTTGAGAGCATCTGGGACATTGGCGACAACTCTGGGTTCGGCATCACGGGAGCCGTCCGAGGGTTTGACATCCGGCCCCTTCCAGGCCAGCACGAAAACCCCGAAGAAAGGACTTCTTCTGGACAACAAAGTCCAGAGGAGGAAATTCAAAAGCTGCTGCTCTCGCCTATTTGCGGGACGCTTGAGCATGATGCCTCGCTTCTGTATATCGGCAGCCGAGAGGGCCCTTCTCTGCCCGATCCTGCTGCCACAGAGGTGGTGAACATGGCAATTCAGCTCTTTGCGTTTGTCTTTCCTTTGACACCGCCAAAGGTGCAGGAGAGTGTGCTAGAGCAGGTGACTACTTTTGTTGCGGCAGGGAGTTTACAGCGGGATCcggggaggaaggcggcgaTCACGGTGAATGTAGTTATGAGCTTGCTGGAGGTGTTACGAGTTGCGGTGAGGGAGACGAAGTCCCCTGGTGGGAACGTCACCAACCCCGCGGTGGAGAAGCTGATGCAGGAGCTGCTGAGGGATTTTGTCATTGATCGGGATCAGTACGTCAGGGCTATTGCCTATGAGGCGGTGGCGCGGCTGTGTTCGACGTGTGGAAACGCGTTTACCAATCAGGAGATCAAGTTTTTGGTTGACACGATTGTTGTAAACAGGGAGCCGAGCGCGAGGGCGGGGTGTGCGATGGCGTTGGGGTGCATACAGGCCAAGATTGGGAGCATGGCGGCGGGGTATCATTTGAAGACTATATTGAATATTCTGATGAGTCTGTGCAATGATCCGCACCCGACGGTGCACTACTGGGCGTTGGAGGcaatggggagggtgagcgAGGCGagcgggttggggtttgggagttATGTCAGTGCGacgttgggggtgttggggagtttGTATTTTGCCGAGACGCACAATGCGGAGACGGCGCTGCCGGCGAGTATGAATTTGGAGGTTGAGTACGGGACTACGGCGGCGATtgcgaggggggtggataGTTTGATTAATGTACTTGGGCCGGACTTGCAGGACTCGACAAAGTCGAGGGAGTTGATCTTGACGCTGGTGGGGTtttttgggaaggaggagggcgattTGGAGACGCagagggggagtttggtttgtttggagCATTTGACGCTGTATGCACCGGGGTATGTGGATTTTAAAGAGTATGTGAGGACGTTGCAGAGGTATTTGGTTAGGGGGGGCGGcggggatgagaaggggttgagggatgtggcggtggatgggttgCATAatctgatgaagaggaaTCCGTATGATGTTATTGAGGCGGCGgaaagggggtttgaggatcagttgtggttggtgctgGATGAGGATCCGGGGCATGAGGGGATGAGGAATACGATTAGGAATTGGATGAGGCAGACTTGTGTGCCGAATACGACGGCTTGGTTGGCGAGGTTTCAACATGTGTTGAAGATGACGAGGCCGAAGGAGGCGGTTAGGGCGACGGcggtgacgaagaagagcaaCGGGGGGCTTGAGTtgcaggatgaggaggttgctgggtttgctgctggggcCGCGAAAGATGATGCTTCTGCGCCGAGCGGGTCAGATGTTGAGCCGTTGAGGTGGCAGGTTACTACCTTTGCGATGGAGTGTTTGCATGACATCTTTACCATCGTCACCAAGGAGGTTGCTTCTCATGGCGAGTCTGAGGCTTATACGGCACTGCAGAGCAAGGTTGCCGATGTGGTCCGTATGGCCTTCTCGGCGTCTACGTCTGGCGTCGTTGAGCAACGGATTTTGGGTCTCAAGATCATCGGTGCTGTGCTTAAGATGTTTGGAAAGACACCAGATCCTGACTTTGATGAAGCCATGCTGCTAGAGCAGTACCAGGCCCAGATCAGCTCTGCCCTGACACCTGCCTTTGCAGCAGATTCATCTCCTGAACTGGCAGCCGAGGCAGTTGATGTTTGTGCCGGCTTCATTTCGACCGGCATCGTCACAGACGTGGACAGGATGGGGAGAATCCTCAAGACCTTGGTCAGCTCGCTGGAGAACTTTGCCACAGAAGATGAGAATGCTGGTATCGGCGATCTCAAGGGCCTCAGTTCAAACGCCAGGGTCATGGTCAAGATGTCCGTGTTTGGTGCCTGGGCTGAGCTTCAGGTTGCTAGCTCTGAGCAGAAGTATCTACTGGACGTGCTCAAGCCACATATTGGCACGTTGACACCTCTTTGGCTGGAGTCTCTGCGCGAGTTTGCCAGGCTGCGCTTCGAGCCGGATATTTCCATGACTCTCGGACCCCCCTCACTTTCTGGTAGCTTGGATACAGTCTATGCTGCCCTGAACCGTGAGACGCAGCTCAAGTTTTATCAAGATTCTTGGCTCAAGCTGGTGGATGCCATCGCCAGTCTTATTGAGCAGGACAGCGAGTTTGTCTTTGATGCGTTGGACGGCAAGGAGGTGACTGGTCCGAACAGCACGAATGGGGGAGGGTCCATGGGTGCTGATATCAACTATCGGGATGAGCCCCtggcctttttctttgtgCTTTTTGGTGTTGCTTTTGAGGCATTGGCGACCAAGCCGGGGCAGAGTGAATCGCTGGCGACGCAGGAACAGACTTTGGCCATTCTCAAGGCGCTGAAGAAGATTCTGCACCCGAGCGTTTCTGGTCATGCGATTTATAGAGATGCTATCTTCTCAGAGACAATGGATCTCTTGGATAGACTTGTTCTCACCGAGGAACTTGACGTTCAGGGAGTTATCGTCGAAATTGCGAGGGCTCTCTGCGTTGCCCACCCTGCAGCaaggaagaaggacgaggccGACAGTGGGGAGCTATCCGAGGACATTGAGCAGCTGTTTGAGCTCACTCGGATCAttgtcttggtgttgtccgGTCTGCTGCCTGGTCTGAGCGAGACCCCTCAACCAATGCGTCACCAAATGACGGAAGAGGCGGTGTTGCTAATCAAGACAGCGTTGAACGCACTGGTTGATGCCGCCGAGGTGTTCCCCGCCGTCATCAAGACAGACCTCCATGCCTGCATTATCCATATCTTTGCtaccaccctcgccaaccctGCCTGCCAGGAGGTGATTGTACCGCAGTCACTCCCCACTCTGAAGCGGTTCATCAGTAGCATGTCGCAATCTAGAAGGGTaaacgatgacgaggagcaCTCGGCGACGGATATCCAACTTTTGGGATGCCTGAGAAGGTTCCTGTCGATTTACCTCAAGGGTCAGCAGAGGGAAACACCGGCCAGTCTGGCGTGTGTCAAGAATTGCTTGCTGGCTATGACGATCTTGTTTACGGCGGGGGAGAACCATTTGCCGGGGAGTGAGCCGCTTGTGGCgaggtttttggaggaggtggtggattgtTTGACTGATCGGATG GACGGCAAAATGGCAGCCAACTGCCTCCGCTCTTTGCTTCTCCACGCGGGCAACAAGAAGACTGTCGCTGACCTGACAATCACACGGTTCTTGTTCCCCCGTCTGATCGCCTTTGTGACGGACACCAACAGGGAAGACCCGGAAAACGCCCGGATGCTGGTCGCGCAGGCGTTGTGTCAGTATGTAGGGACTTTGTCGAAGGATCACAGCCCGATTGCCATGGCGTTGGTCATTCCCATGTTGCTGTCTAGGGCGGCgagcgaggatgatgtgCAGGATGGTGGGGTGATTGCGAAGGAGACGTCGGCGAGGTTGCTGGAGCTGGCGAGCGCGGACCAGAGCGCGTTTAGGGCTgtggttggggggatgggggaggagcagagggggTTTATGGAGGGGGTTATTAGGAGTGGGAGGGCGTTGGGGCAGGGGCGGGATAAGGGGgagcaaggggaggaggaggaaaggccGACGATTGCGCTGAAGATGAattttgggggttga
- a CDS encoding uncharacterized protein (EggNog:ENOG503NWNA; COG:K), giving the protein MASLFRALTPLTRSSPTICASYRTTRPFTTTTLLTSGHNKWSKIRHDKAINDRKRMQTILFYTQQITVSCKLYGPDPTYNPNLANIITASKKAAVPKEKIEAALARGQGKSTSGATLESLTFEAVVPPSIALIIEAETESKLRCLQDLNLRVKKISGAPSSSKFFFSRLGRVVFEKDSENNVDIDQIMDEAIEAGAEDLENDAEGNIVVWTQPSDTAHVAKTLGTRFDLKALSAGIVWTPNEDTKARLDSGIQHEKFAEMLEQMREDGDVQAIYSNVTRGEMSDEEWGKIEECLSR; this is encoded by the exons atgGCCTCCCTCTTCCGAGCTCTCACGCCCCTAACCCGGTCCTCTCCCACGATATGCGCCTCCTATCGAACCACCcgccccttcaccaccaccaccctcctcaccagcggCCACAACAAGTGGTCCAAAATCCGCCATGACAAAGCCATCAACGATCGCAAAAGAATGCAAACCATCCTCTTCTACACCCAGCAGATAACTGTCTCTTGCAAAT TATACGGCCCCGACCCAAcctacaaccccaacctcgcaaacatcatcaccgcctccaaAAAAGCCGCCGTCCCCAAAGAAAAAATCGAAGCCGCCCTCGCCCGCGGCCAAGGAAAATCCACCTCGGGCGCCACCCTCGAGTCCCTCACCTTCGAAGCCGTagtccccccctccatcgcccTCATCATCGAAGCCGAAACTGAGTCCAAACTCCGCTGCCTTCAAGACCTCAACCTCCGCGTCAAAAAGATCTCTGGTGCCCCGTCTTCTTCCAAATTCTTCTTTAGTCGTCTCGGCAGGGTGGTCTTTGAGAAAGACTCGGAAAACAATGTCGATATCGACCAGATCATGGACGAGGCGATAGAAGCCGGTGCCGAAGATCTCGAAAATGACGCCGAGGGTAACATTGTTGTTTGGACACAGCCATCCGACACGGCCCACGTAGCCAAGACGTTAGGGACGAGGTTCGACCTCAAGGCGTTGAGCGCCGGGATTGTCTGGACGCCAAACGAGGACACCAAAGCGAGGCTGGACAGCGGTATCCAGCATGAAAAGTTCGCCGAGATGCTCGAGCAGATGAGGGAGGACGGGGATGTGCAGGCGATTTACAGCAATGtgacgaggggggagatgagcGATGAGGAGTGGGGGAAGATTGAGGAGTGTTTGAGCCGATAG
- a CDS encoding uncharacterized protein (EggNog:ENOG503P59P; COG:S): MGGLNLEVFKFGMYIMFPIGIMYYFGTNLDSRFSVPEFWPKPENANRIPLERDEIEAELQRLRARRLYLREKRLGEQGGQQQPRDQQE; encoded by the exons ATGGGTGGTCTTAACTTGGAGGTCTTCAAG TTCGGAATGTACATCATGTTCCCCATCGGAATCATGTACTACTTTGGCACCAACCTCGACTCGAGATTCTCCGTCCCCGAGTTCTGGCCCAAGCCCGAGAACGCAAACAGGATCCCGCTCGAGAGGGACGAGATCGAGGCTGAGCTGCAGCGGTTGAGGGCTCGGAGGTTGTATCTtagggagaagaggttgggggagcagggggggcagcagcaaccacggGATCAGCAGGAGtaa